A single window of Coffea eugenioides isolate CCC68of chromosome 7, Ceug_1.0, whole genome shotgun sequence DNA harbors:
- the LOC113777400 gene encoding LRR receptor-like serine/threonine-protein kinase HSL2: MTGTMCFSFTCRPLPLYLYLIKLLFCIALIIPGTSSSNRDVVVLLRVKANELQDPSGLLADWQQSAPNAPCNWTGIGCDNQTNDVVSVNLSSLSISGYFPADFCRIQTLRFLDLSGNYFNGTLSPEALTLCSHLQFLNLSSNLFVGGLPELQTQFLNLTTFDLSGNNFSGEIPASYGSRLPNLQVLRLLSNLLNGSIPDFLTNLTELTRLEIAANNFGPSPLPADIGRLTKLENLWFPFSNIIGSIPESIGNLKSLKNLDLSVNNLTGKIPESIGGLIAVEQIELYSNQLSGEIPDTFSNLTSLYNFDASSNNLTGRIPESLTGLALQSFNLNDNNLEGQIPENLALNPYLYQLKLFNNRLSGNLPVNLGRNSGLEDFDVSGNFLEGPLPPNLCFKKQLDRLVLFNNNFSGPIPESYGECSSLTYVRIFSNELSGVVPPSFWSFPGLTIFELRNNRLEGEIPPTVSNARNLTGFLISGNSFSGQLPEGICELEQLQIIDISSNRFSGKLPSCITKLNKLLKLDAQENSITGEIPTSVTTWTDLTELNLSGNQFSGTIPAELGELPDLTYLDLSENLLSGEIPSDLSKLKLNKFNLSNNRLQGRVPSAFDNEIFISSLVGNSDLCSPDLKPLPSCQKRRPISLVLVGILSALSGILVVSFLWLLIKSKKLNLFAGRGKKSWKMTAFQRLWFNEEDIVAFLSQDNLIATGGSGQVYRVMLKNGPTVAVKRLWDANRGPESEEVFQSEVETLGRIKHGCIVKLLFSCSGDNFRILVYDYMENGSLGDVLHGEKGGVLLDWHTRFKIAIGAAQGLAYLHHDCVPAIVHRDVKSNNLLLDEEFRPKVADFGLAKTLHKNMEEGGQLMSQIAGSYGYIAPEYAYTLKITEKSDVYSFGVVLLELITGKRPIDPSFGENKDIVQWVMEVALSSAEQPIANDTAKICADYLDHLVDARLKPSTSELEEIRAVLDVALQCVSSLPMNRPSMRRVVELLKDKSRARS; encoded by the exons ATGACCGGTACTATGTGCTTTAGCTTTACCTGCAGACCTCTGCCCCTCTATCTCTATCTCATCAAACTGCTTTTCTGCATTGCTCTGATAATTCCTGGTACCAGTTCATCGAACAGGGACGTCGTCGTTTTGCTTCGAGTCAAGGCCAATGAACTGCAAGACCCCAGTGGTCTTCTCGCTGATTGGCAGCAGTCCGCACCCAATGCTCCCTGCAACTGGACTGGCATTGGTTGTGACAACCAAACTAACGATGTCGTTTCCGTTAATCTCTCCAGCCTCAGCATCTCAGGCTATTTTCCGGCGGACTTTTGCCGGATTCAGACTCTCCGCTTTCTGGACCTTTCCGGTAACTACTTCAACGGAACCCTCTCACCTGAAGCGCTCACTCTCTGCTCCCACCTGCAATTCCTCAATCTGTCCTCCAACTTGTTCGTTGGCGGGCTGCCGGAGCTTCAAACTCAGTTCCTCAACCTCACCACCTTCGACCTGTCAGGTAACAATTTCTCCGGTGAGATTCCGGCGAGTTACGGTTCCCGCTTACCCAACCTTCAGGTGCTCCGTCTTCTCTCCAACTTACTCAACGGGTCTATCCCGGATTTCTTAACCAATCTCACCGAGTTAACTCGTCTAGAAATCGCTGCCAACAATTTCGGCCCAAGCCCACTTCCGGCCGACATAGGCCGCCTCACCAAACTCGAAAATCTCTGGTTTCCATTTTCAAATATAATTGGTTCAATCCCAGAATCAATTGGAAACCTCAAATCTCTTAAAAACCTCGACCTCTCCGTCAACAACCTCACTGGAAAGATCCCAGAAAGTATCGGAGGACTAATTGCTGTCGAACAGATAGAGCTCTATTCAAACCAACTCTCCGGTGAAATTCCAGATACATTTTCGAACCTGACTTCTTTATATAATTTCGATGCTTCATCGAACAATCTCACCGGAAGAATACCAGAAAGTCTAACCGGTTTAGCTCTGCAATCCTTCAATCTCAATGACAACAATTTGGAAGGCCAAATCCCAGAAAATTTAGCTCTAAATCCTTATCTTTATCAGCTCAAGCTCTTTAATAACAGATTATCCGGCAATTTACCGGTTAATTTGGGAAGGAATTCAGGCTTGGAAGATTTTGATGTATCTGGGAATTTTCTAGAAGGGCCTTTGCCTCCAAATCTTTGTTTCAAGAAGCAGCTAGACAGATTAGTTTTGTTTAACAATAACTTTTCTGGTCCAATCCCTGAGTCGTATGGTGAGTGCAGTTCGTTAACGTACGTCAGGATTTTCAGTAATGAGCTGTCTGGAGTTGTACCTCCTAGTTTCTGGAGTTTTCCTGGGCTTACGATTTTTGAACTCCGAAACAATAGACTAGAGGGTGAAATTCCTCCTACGGTTTCAAATGCCCGTAATCTAACAGGATTTTTGATATCGGGCAACAGCTTTTCTGGTCAGTTGCCGGAGGGAATATGCGAGTTGGAACAGCTTCAAATTATAGACATTAGCAGCAACCGGTTCTCAGGCAAACTGCCCTCGTGCATAACCAAATTGAACAAGTTACTCAAGCTTGATGCCCAAGAAAACTCAATCACAGGTGAAATCCCGACCTCTGTTACCACTTGGACTGATTTAACAGAATTGAACTTATCTGGCAATCAATTTTCTGGTACAATTCCAGCTGAGCTCGGGGAGTTGCCTGATTTGACATACTTGGATCTTTCCGAGAATTTACTTTCTGGTGAGATTCCATCGGATTTGTCAAAACTCAAGCTCAATAAGTTCAATTTATCAAATAATAGGCTTCAGGGCAGAGTACCTAGTGCATTCGACAATGAAATTTTCATTTCAAGCTTAGTGGGCAATTCGGATTTGTGCAGTCCTGATCTTAAACCTCTCCCTTCATGCCAGAAAAGAAGACCCATAAGCTTGGTTTTGGTGGGAATTTTATCAGCCTTGTCAGGAATACTCGTCGTATCATTTCTATGGCTATTGATCAAGTCAAAGAAGCTAAATTTATTTGCAGGTCGGGGcaaaaaatcatggaaaatgaCTGCATTTCAGCGACTGTGGTTCAACGAGGAAGATATTGTTGCCTTTCTGAGTCAAGATAATCTCATTGCAACAGGCGGGTCGGGCCAAGTTTATCGTGTCATGTTGAAGAACGGGCCGACAGTCGCAGTCAAGAGACTCTGGGATGCTAATCGTGGACCAGAATCTGAAGAGGTGTTCCAATCAGAGGTGGAGACTTTGGGCAGAATCAAGCATGGTTGCATAGTGAAGTTGTTGTTCAGTTGCTCTGGAGACAACTTTAGGATATTAGTGTACGATTACATGGAGAATGGGAGCTTGGGGGATGTACTACACGGAGAGAAAGGTGGGGTATTGTTGGATTGGCATACGAGGTTCAAGATTGCAATTGGGGCTGCTCAAGGGCTGGCCTATTTGCACCATGATTGCGTACCCGCAATTGTTCATAGGGATGTGAAGTCTAACAACTTATTGTTGGATGAGGAATTCAGGCCAAAGGTCGCTGATTTTGGTTTGGCAAAAACTCTGCATAAAAATATGGAGGAGGGCGGCCAACTCATGTCTCAGATTGCTGGCTCCTACGGCTATATTGCTCCAG AATATGCATACACTCTGAAGATCACAGAGAAGAGTGATGTATACAGCTTTGGTGTGGTTCTGTTGGAACTGATTACTGGTAAACGGCCAATCGATCCCTCTTTTGGGGAGAATAAAGATATCGTACAGTGGGTAATGGAGGTGGCATTGTCATCTGCAGAACAACCAATAGCCAACGATACTGCCAAAATTTGTGCTGACTATTTGGATCACCTTGTAGATGCAAGGTTGAAACCATCAACATCTGAGCTTGAAGAGATTAGGGCGGTCTTAGACGTCGCCCTTCAGTGCGTTTCATCTCTTCCAATGAACAGGCCCTCCATGAGAAGAGTGGTAGAATTGCTCAAAGACAAATCCAGGGCCCGTTCTTAG